The genomic DNA TCTCAAGGCTATTCGCATTTGGCGCCCTACTTTAGGCTTAAATATTCAATATCCGGGTGATTTTTAATGGCTTCTGATGCTGCCTTGGTTCTTTTTTCTGGTGGCCAAGATTCTACCACCTGTCTGTTATGGGCCAAACAAAAGTTTAGTCACGTTGATGCCATTTGTTTCCACTATGGACAAAAACACAGTGTTGAGTTGGAATGTGCTCAAACCATATGTAAGAAACACTCTGTTCCTTTAAAAATGGTAGACCTGTCTTTTTTATCAAGCTTAAGTCACAACGCTCTAACCGATGAAAACATGGAGCCCACCGGCGAAAAAGGAGAAAATGAACTGCCCACAACCTTTGTACCTGGAAGAAACGCCCTGTTTTTAACCTCTGCGGTATGTTACGCTATTCCTAAAGGGATCAATGATTTGGTTATTGGTGCCTGTGAAGTTGATTACTCTGGTTATCCTGACTGTAGAGATGACTTTATCCAATCCCAGCAACAAACCTTAAGTCTGGCTTTAGGGCAAAACATCATAATCCACACCCCTTTAATGCAACTTGATAAAGCTGAAACCTTTCAACTGGCAAAAGATTTAGATGGCCTCAATGATGTCATTGAGTTATCGCATACCTGTTATAGAGGTGATCGAAGTCAACGGCATCCTTGGGGCTATGGCTGCAACAATTGTGATGCCTGTCACTTAAGAAAAAATGGCTTTGAACAGTTTAAGCACATGAACACTATTTCATAAGGAGTAAACATATGGCAATAGCAGAAGGTAAAGTTTTAGAGTTTAAATCCCCGGATACCGTTGATAACAGCATCTTAGAAACATTCCCCTACTCTGGCCCAAAGCAGCGGGTTCAATACAGCACCAATGAGTTCACGGCAGTTTGTCCTTTTTCTGGTCTACCGGATATAGGTAGCGTGACCATTGACTATATGCCGGGCAATAAATGTGTAGAGCTCAAATCACTTAAATATTATTTATTGAGTTATAGAGACGTGGGTATTTACCAAGAGCATGTCACAGCCAAACTTTATGAGGACATCAGCAAAGTCTTGCAAGCCCAAGAAATGACTTTGACTGTCGTGTATCAAACCCGGGGTGGTATTGATACGGTATGCAAAATTGACTCGAACGAGCAAAAATAATTAAAATATATTATTCACACGAAAATCATCTTCTGCAATGGGAAAGTGCTCCACTGGTCCCAAGCACTCAGGATCACGCCTGATAGATGCAAAGTGCTTACCTTTTGGATCTAATAAGGCTCCTACTTTCCCTGGAAAAGTAAATCGCGTGTTCATATCCTGTGGATTAGGCGTAATAATCTGATATTGAACATTTTTACCATCCTTGAATGACCAAGTTTTTATTTCCATGACTCCTAGGGGATAAGCTTTACTAGGCGGAAGTGCTGCATTATGAACAAGTTTTGTTGCGTCTTGAGTAACGATAACATACGTTTGATTTTTATTTTGATCATACTCGCAAAGCACAGAAATAACTGGCATGCCAGGTTCAAATGCTAGCATATGAATGTATTGGGCAAAACCTTCTGCCAGGGTAAAGTTGTGCTTGCTGGCATAAATTTGTGTATAAGCAATAATATCATTGATCATTTCTTCCAGCGTAATTGATCTGGGCAAGTTTTGTTTTTTTAAAATACTGGACATCACCCATCGAATACCAATTTTGCCATGCCCCGTTTGCGCAAATTCAATGGCATTTTCTACACTTTTGAACAACCAAGCACCTTTACTGTAAATATCATTGCCATTAGGCAGATCAAAAATAGTGTTCTCTGAACCTTGTGAATTAAGTTTTAAGGTTCCGTGCACAGGATCTCTTTTTTGAATATGCTCCTTTTGATAAACTCTATGTCGTTGCCACTGCCATTCACGCTCAATTAAAGCCAGTTTGTTTGGAAAAAACTCATACAAGAGCTCATTGTCAAAGTAAGCTGTTGGCCCTTCATTCACAAACAAATCTTGCCAGTTCTCAGTGGTTAACATGTTGCCAAACCAGGTATGAATCAGTTCATGCGGTAAGGTCCCTTTTCTATAAAAAGAATCAGAATATGCATAGCTTTCATTAAAAATAATCATGCCCATATTTTCCATAGCAGCAAAAGGCCTTCTATCATCTCCAGGTGGAACAAAGATTAAACGCATGGTGTTGACTGGGAATGGAACGGCAAAAAAACTTTGGTCTGATAAGATTTCAATATAACTGGCGGCACTTTCTGTATACCTAAGCGCTGATGCGTGTAATTGTTCTTGATTTTCAGTAATCACAGAAAGATCTACAGAACAAGATTGATCTGAACAAACAGAAATTTGAGTTTGTTTAAAATCACCCACAATCAATGCATACAAGTATACCGGTATACTTTGATTGTATTGGAAAAT from Oligoflexia bacterium includes the following:
- a CDS encoding M1 family aminopeptidase, giving the protein MLKLVGNKLFLRCIMLFFVAVQVRYVSASPFLHNNTLSFLGKNFTSESNYTELRVRHYQLEMWIDPNQKTFKAQATLDFTALKNGSQVILDAELLKVNSLYVNDKKVDFAQKNISNTLNFMHEYSAGDTFSVSINYHIDYSVYEKEGKTNFKAKVKPGLWFVDPEDTQLEKGLAYTKFEPHLAARMFPCQNTPKVRTSFKSIIHTPSGMMAQATGDPVSQLHGDDQSTYIFQYNQSIPVYLYALIVGDFKQTQISVCSDQSCSVDLSVITENQEQLHASALRYTESAASYIEILSDQSFFAVPFPVNTMRLIFVPPGDDRRPFAAMENMGMIIFNESYAYSDSFYRKGTLPHELIHTWFGNMLTTENWQDLFVNEGPTAYFDNELLYEFFPNKLALIEREWQWQRHRVYQKEHIQKRDPVHGTLKLNSQGSENTIFDLPNGNDIYSKGAWLFKSVENAIEFAQTGHGKIGIRWVMSSILKKQNLPRSITLEEMINDIIAYTQIYASKHNFTLAEGFAQYIHMLAFEPGMPVISVLCEYDQNKNQTYVIVTQDATKLVHNAALPPSKAYPLGVMEIKTWSFKDGKNVQYQIITPNPQDMNTRFTFPGKVGALLDPKGKHFASIRRDPECLGPVEHFPIAEDDFRVNNIF
- the queF gene encoding preQ(1) synthase; the protein is MAIAEGKVLEFKSPDTVDNSILETFPYSGPKQRVQYSTNEFTAVCPFSGLPDIGSVTIDYMPGNKCVELKSLKYYLLSYRDVGIYQEHVTAKLYEDISKVLQAQEMTLTVVYQTRGGIDTVCKIDSNEQK
- the queC gene encoding 7-cyano-7-deazaguanine synthase QueC; this encodes MASDAALVLFSGGQDSTTCLLWAKQKFSHVDAICFHYGQKHSVELECAQTICKKHSVPLKMVDLSFLSSLSHNALTDENMEPTGEKGENELPTTFVPGRNALFLTSAVCYAIPKGINDLVIGACEVDYSGYPDCRDDFIQSQQQTLSLALGQNIIIHTPLMQLDKAETFQLAKDLDGLNDVIELSHTCYRGDRSQRHPWGYGCNNCDACHLRKNGFEQFKHMNTIS